From the genome of Candidatus Kaelpia imicola, one region includes:
- a CDS encoding ABC transporter substrate-binding protein, which yields MKFLVLFLILLTSCANDEKSLEAERADSRYGGYLFFASISDPKSFNPVLAKETSTTEITGLIFEGLTRMNVHTKEAEPNLAKSWQVRRGGREWVFYLREDVKWNDGEPFSADDVLFTFNDLIYNSKIPSSASDVLKAGGEPFKVEKIDNYSVRFTLSSSYAPFLMAMGTNILPKHILEDVVKKGKFNSSWTLDSEPEEIIGTGPFKLSRYIPGQLVELVRNGYYWREDERGNGLPYLKGVRFLIVPNSDTALLKFLDSEIDYYSLRGEDYSILKPEEKSKGFKIYEVGPAFGSNFITFNQNNSINPETKETYIDKKKLGWFRDRRFREAVSYALDRSSIIDIVLNGFGYPQFGPLSPSSGYFYNSSIEEHSYNLNRSRELLADMDFSDVDSDGILEDKSGEDLSFNLFTNAENNIRVKIAELIKEDLANVGIKVNFLPLEFNNLVTKITSSYDWEAIILGFTGGIEPHFSSNIWLSSGHLHIWNPKQDKPVTSWEAEIDRLFKDGVQVLDRKKRKSIYDSWQKIASRELPLIYTVIPESIFAVRDRFGNLDPKPYGGAFHNIEEIYIIE from the coding sequence ATGAAATTCTTAGTTCTCTTTCTCATCCTGCTTACCTCATGTGCGAATGATGAGAAGAGCTTGGAAGCAGAGAGAGCTGATTCCAGATATGGCGGCTATCTATTTTTTGCTTCAATATCTGACCCTAAATCATTCAATCCTGTTTTAGCTAAAGAGACTTCTACCACTGAAATTACCGGACTTATCTTTGAAGGTTTGACCCGAATGAATGTTCATACAAAAGAAGCTGAGCCCAATCTGGCTAAATCTTGGCAGGTAAGACGGGGAGGGAGAGAGTGGGTATTCTATTTAAGAGAAGATGTTAAATGGAATGATGGGGAGCCTTTTAGCGCTGATGATGTTCTCTTTACTTTTAATGACCTTATCTATAATTCTAAGATACCGTCCAGCGCATCAGACGTGCTTAAAGCAGGAGGTGAGCCTTTTAAGGTAGAGAAGATAGATAATTATAGCGTAAGATTTACTCTCTCTTCAAGCTATGCCCCATTTTTAATGGCGATGGGTACCAATATCTTACCTAAACATATTTTGGAAGATGTCGTTAAAAAAGGTAAGTTTAATAGTTCCTGGACTCTTGACTCAGAGCCGGAAGAGATTATAGGAACAGGCCCTTTTAAACTCTCCAGATATATCCCGGGTCAGCTTGTCGAATTAGTCAGGAATGGATATTACTGGAGAGAGGATGAGAGAGGCAATGGACTTCCCTATCTTAAAGGTGTGAGGTTTCTGATAGTTCCTAATAGTGATACCGCGCTCTTAAAATTTCTTGATTCAGAGATTGACTACTACTCTTTAAGAGGTGAAGATTATTCTATCTTAAAACCGGAAGAGAAGAGTAAAGGTTTTAAGATTTATGAGGTTGGGCCTGCATTCGGGTCTAATTTTATTACTTTTAATCAAAATAATAGTATTAATCCCGAGACCAAGGAGACCTATATAGATAAGAAGAAGCTGGGATGGTTTAGAGATAGGAGGTTTAGAGAGGCGGTATCTTATGCTTTGGACAGGTCTTCTATAATAGATATAGTTTTAAACGGGTTTGGTTATCCTCAATTTGGTCCTCTATCTCCATCTTCGGGTTATTTTTATAATTCTAGCATAGAGGAGCATAGTTATAATCTAAATAGATCAAGAGAGCTTTTGGCTGATATGGATTTCTCTGATGTTGATTCTGACGGTATCTTAGAAGATAAGAGCGGAGAAGATCTGAGTTTCAATCTTTTTACCAATGCAGAGAATAATATTAGAGTAAAGATAGCTGAGCTTATAAAGGAGGATTTAGCTAATGTAGGTATTAAGGTTAATTTTTTGCCGCTTGAGTTCAACAACCTGGTCACCAAGATAACCAGCAGCTATGATTGGGAGGCTATTATCTTAGGTTTTACAGGAGGTATTGAGCCTCATTTTTCATCTAATATCTGGCTCTCAAGTGGCCATCTTCATATCTGGAATCCAAAGCAAGATAAGCCAGTTACATCCTGGGAAGCCGAGATAGATAGATTATTTAAGGATGGTGTTCAGGTATTAGACAGAAAGAAGAGAAAGAGCATCTATGATAGCTGGCAGAAGATTGCATCAAGAGAGCTTCCTCTTATATATACAGTTATACCTGAGAGTATATTTGCGGTCAGGGATAGGTTCGGCAATTTAGACCCCAAACCTTACGGGGGAGCTTTTCATAATATAGAGGAGATATATATAATAGAGTAA
- a CDS encoding triose-phosphate isomerase: protein LALENSLKVIFCIGESLEEREEGRMKDVVKTQLSGGLEDISKEELARIVIAYEPVWAIGTGKNATPQEAQEVHALIREELVRKYDQEAADSTSILYGGSVKPDNIEDLMKEKDLDGVLVGGASLEIDSFSSIVKKGLSVKR, encoded by the coding sequence CTGGCTCTTGAAAATAGTCTAAAGGTGATATTCTGTATCGGTGAAAGTTTAGAAGAGAGAGAAGAGGGTAGGATGAAAGATGTTGTTAAGACCCAGCTGTCGGGAGGTCTTGAAGATATATCCAAAGAAGAGCTGGCCAGAATAGTCATAGCTTATGAACCTGTCTGGGCTATAGGAACGGGAAAGAATGCAACACCGCAGGAGGCTCAAGAGGTCCATGCTCTTATAAGAGAAGAGCTGGTTAGGAAGTATGACCAAGAGGCGGCAGACAGCACTTCCATTCTATACGGGGGAAGTGTTAAGCCCGATAACATAGAGGATTTGATGAAAGAGAAAGACCTTGATGGTGTACTTGTCGGAGGAGCAAGCTTGGAGATAGACAGCTTCTCTAGTATAGTTAAGAAAGGTTTAAGTGTAAAGAGATAA
- the secG gene encoding preprotein translocase subunit SecG has protein sequence MYTFLIVVYLIVCIALVAVILMQSGKGGGLSEALGGAFQSVFGPKATTVLVKATSVLAVLFILLSITLAKLSTGKSKSLMERIPEENTAEQF, from the coding sequence ATGTATACGTTTTTGATTGTAGTATATTTAATTGTCTGTATAGCGCTTGTTGCTGTAATCTTAATGCAGAGCGGAAAAGGCGGCGGATTATCCGAAGCTCTGGGAGGGGCTTTTCAATCTGTCTTTGGACCTAAGGCAACAACTGTCTTGGTAAAAGCAACGTCTGTTTTAGCTGTGCTCTTTATACTTTTGAGTATAACCTTAGCAAAGCTCTCTACAGGGAAGAGTAAATCTCTTATGGAGAGGATACCCGAGGAGAATACCGCAGAACAATTTTAA